The following is a genomic window from Saccopteryx bilineata isolate mSacBil1 chromosome 4, mSacBil1_pri_phased_curated, whole genome shotgun sequence.
CCTTGCGGAGGTGGCTGAGGATGAGAACGAGCCCCCGGGGTTGTGGTCAGCAGCCTATGGTGTGGGGGACGTGCCTGGGACGTGGGGCCCAGACGACTCGGATTCGGTGCAGACTCCAGAGGGCTGGGGGCTCGACCCTGGTGGTCTTGGGGCCCTAGCCGAGGGGTCAGAGGTGAAACCATTCCTGACAGGCCAGGAGCCAGGCGTGAACCTGCTGGCGCCTTGGTCATTCCCAGCCGAAATGGCTGCTCAGGGCGGGCGGCCTGAGACCACATGCGATGTGTGTGGCAAAGTGTTCCCGCACCGGTCCAGGCTCGCCAAACACCAGCGGTACCATGCCGCTATCAAGCCCTTCGGCTGCGACGAGTGCGGCAAGGGCTTCGTGTACCGCTCGCACCTGGCCATCCACCAGCGCACGCACACCGGCGAGAAGCCCTTCCCGTGCCCAGACTGCGGCAAGCGCTTCGTCTATAAGTCTCACTTGGTTACACACCGGCGCATCCACACCGGTGAGCGGCCCTACCGCTGCGCCTTCTGTGGCGCGGGCTTCGGACGCCGCTCCTACCTGGTCACACACCAGCGTACGCACACGGGTGAGCGGCCTTATCCGTGTCTGCACTGCGGCCGCAGCTTCAGCCAGAGCTCAGCGCTGGCTCGGCACCAGGCCGTGCACACGGCAGACCGGCCGCATTGCTGCCCCGACTGCGGCCAGGCATTCCGCCTTCGTGTTGACTTTCAGCGCCATAGGCGCGGCGGCGGCTGCTCTGATCCTGGCGGTGATGGCCCTCAGCGGGAGCCGTGCGACACGGTGCTTACAGCCGGGACCGAGGAAGCTGAGGTTGGGCCCGAGGGGCCTGAAGCCAGCGAGGCAGATGGAGAGGCCGAGGCTGAGACAACCGAGGCAAGAGAGGACGTTGCAGCCGCAGCAGTAGAGGTACCTGCCACCCGGAGCAAGGAGGACCCTGAGCCGGACAGGCGGTTCCTAGAGCTGGGCAACGGCTTAGGTGAGGGCGAAGGCCCCTCCTCGCACCCGCTCGGCTTTCACTTTCCCGTTCATCCCAAGTCTTGGCTCCATCCTGATGGCTTCCCGATCCTGGGCCTACCAGACTTCCGGGAGCGACTGCCAGCTGATGGCCGGCCCCTGCCCGGACCCCTAGGGGGCCGGCTCTCCCTGGTGGAGGGCACAGGGCTGGCCTGCGACCCTTTCCGTAGTAGTGGCGGGCCAGGGGGAGGAGGCAGCGGGCTGCGGGCGTTCGGGCCGGCCGTCGGGGGGCTGCTGGCCGAGCCGGCGCCCGCTGCCCTGGCCGAAGAGGAGAGCCCATGGATCTGCTCTGACTGCGGCAAGACTTTTGGGCGCCGCTCAGCCCTTGCCAAGCACCAACGTTACCATGCGGGCGAGCGGCCGCACCGCTGCGCAGACTGCGGCAAGAGCTTCGTGTACGGCTCTCACCTGGCGCGCCACCGGCGCACTCACACAGGCGAGCGGCCTTTCCCCTGCCCCGAGTGTGGCGCGCGCTTTGCCCGCGGCTCACACCTGGCAGCGCATGTGCGCGGCCACACTGGGGAGAAGCCGTTTGTGTGCGGCGTGTGCGGTGCGGGATTCAGCCGGCGCGCTCACCTAACGGCGCACGGGCGTGCACACACAGGCGAGCGGCCCTATGCGTGCGGGGAATGCGGCCGCCGCTTCGGGCAGAGCGCGGCGCTGACGCGGCACCAGTGGGCACACGCCGAGGAGAAACCGCACCGCTGCCCTGACTGCGGCAAGGGCTTCGGCCACAGCTCGGACTTCAAGCGGCACCGGCGCACGCACACGGGCGAGAAGCCCTTCCGCTGCTCCGACTGCGGTCGTGGCTTCGCGCAGCGCTCCAACCTTGCCAAGCACCGGCGCGGCCACACGGGCGAGCGGCCCTTCCCGTGCCCGGAGTGCGGCAAGCGCTTCTCACAACGCTCGGTGCTGGTCACGCACCAGCGCACGCACACGGGCGAGCGGCCCTACGCCTGTGCCAGCTGCGGCCGCCGCTTCTCTCAGAGCTCGCACCTGCTCACCCACATGAAGACGCACCGCGGCGCGGCCGGCACGGCGGGCCCTGCGGCCGCCGCCCCCGTGCCCAAGGCCGAGGCGCCCGCCAAGGGGCCATCCTGCGCCGGCACGGGCGCTGGGCCGGGGGTGCTCGGCAGCACTCTGCTCGAGTTTGCGGGCGGAACGAGCTTCGGCTCTGAGCCCGCAGCTGCGTTCACGGGGCCTTCGGGCGCCTACGAGGAGAGCATCCTGTGAGGGCCCAAGGCCGACGCAGGGGCAGCCCGGTATGCCGGCCGCTGTTCCCGGGCTGAGGGTCCCAGTCTCGGCGTGGTGccttccctcagcccctggccGCGGGCTGCCCTCCTGCCCGGCCCCCCGTGCTGCCCAGCTTATGGGGGTcacaggcagagaggagagccGCGCGGAGGACGCCAGGGCTGGGTGGCCACCCCGGAGAAACACTGCAACATCCCTGGTCGGTGCTGTGAAGCCAAGCGGTAGGGATATCAGgccatgttatttattttatttgggttCTGACTTGGATGTCCCGCGGGACAGGTGGCTGATGAGTCTGTAACCCCGGGAAGCCCTTTTGTCATGGGGCCGGGGCTGGTGCAGGGCTGAGCATGGGCTACTCCGTGGGTTTGCTGACAGCTTCATCCCTCAGTGGAAGGCTTAGGGATTTTCTGGTCATTTGAGTACTTCTGGGAAGTACTCGTGTGGGTAAGCAGGGGAAGCCTGTGGGTTTCCAAAGGACGATGTTCCTCTCTAACTGGAGGGACAGAAATGGAGCCGGGAAAGCTTTGAATTTGTCGACTGTGG
Proteins encoded in this region:
- the ZNF316 gene encoding zinc finger protein 316 — translated: MAALRTAPDSPAAQLERAEDGSECGPDQEEEEEEEKGEEVEEVEEEEEEEEIVVEEEDDEDVAEVVAGPAAPGAQAVPGAQVEVEVQEAEEDVVEVVAEERSPALQTQDHLSRGGDAKSPVLQEKAPQASQMPAKLREADLEEEEEEEEDEDNDDEEDFLTAGSQGLVTFEDVAVYFSLEEWERLDADQRDLYREVMQENYGILVSLGYPIPKPDLIFRLEQGEEPWVPDSPRPEEGDIVTGVYTGAWFWTDDIEDHEEEDDEDFLAEVAEDENEPPGLWSAAYGVGDVPGTWGPDDSDSVQTPEGWGLDPGGLGALAEGSEVKPFLTGQEPGVNLLAPWSFPAEMAAQGGRPETTCDVCGKVFPHRSRLAKHQRYHAAIKPFGCDECGKGFVYRSHLAIHQRTHTGEKPFPCPDCGKRFVYKSHLVTHRRIHTGERPYRCAFCGAGFGRRSYLVTHQRTHTGERPYPCLHCGRSFSQSSALARHQAVHTADRPHCCPDCGQAFRLRVDFQRHRRGGGCSDPGGDGPQREPCDTVLTAGTEEAEVGPEGPEASEADGEAEAETTEAREDVAAAAVEVPATRSKEDPEPDRRFLELGNGLGEGEGPSSHPLGFHFPVHPKSWLHPDGFPILGLPDFRERLPADGRPLPGPLGGRLSLVEGTGLACDPFRSSGGPGGGGSGLRAFGPAVGGLLAEPAPAALAEEESPWICSDCGKTFGRRSALAKHQRYHAGERPHRCADCGKSFVYGSHLARHRRTHTGERPFPCPECGARFARGSHLAAHVRGHTGEKPFVCGVCGAGFSRRAHLTAHGRAHTGERPYACGECGRRFGQSAALTRHQWAHAEEKPHRCPDCGKGFGHSSDFKRHRRTHTGEKPFRCSDCGRGFAQRSNLAKHRRGHTGERPFPCPECGKRFSQRSVLVTHQRTHTGERPYACASCGRRFSQSSHLLTHMKTHRGAAGTAGPAAAAPVPKAEAPAKGPSCAGTGAGPGVLGSTLLEFAGGTSFGSEPAAAFTGPSGAYEESIL